TCGCCGCGGCGGCAGGGTCCACGCGCGCCGTGACGAGCACCCCGATGACCGCTCCCAACAGCAGCTCCACCCGGCGCGCCACCGTCTTGCGAGGCAGCACGCCCGCCCGGGCCGCGCCCTCCAGCGCCCGCGTCAGGTGGCCTCGCAGGAGCGCCCGGTAGTCCTCCACCGCCTGCTTCGCCTCCGCGTCATGCGGGCCCAGCTCCGTGGCCGTGTTCACCAGCAGGCAGCCCCGCCGCGTCAGCGCTGGCGGCGCGGTGGCCATCGTCGCCGCGAGCGACTCGAAGTACTCCGTCACCTGCGTGAGGCCCGGCGCGTCCTTCGCGAAGACGCCCAGCCGGGGCCCGATGACCTCCTGGAGGTACAGCGCGATGGTCCGCGCGAACAGCCCGCGCTTGCTGTCGAACGTCTGGTACAGGCTGGAGCGGTTCAGCCCCGTCGCGGCCTCCAGGTCCGACAGCGACGTCGCCTCGTAGCCGCGCGACCAGAACACCCCCAACGCCGCCCGCACCGCCTCTGTCTCGTCGAACGCCCGCGTCCGCGCCACGTCACCCTCCTTGACAATTCTGAACTGACCGTTTCAATATGAATTCGAAACTGACTGGTTCAGAATATCCCAACCCCGGAGGGGGAGTCATCATGTCGCCACTGGCGCAGGTCTTCGCGGTCATCGCCGCGCTCATCCACGTGTTGTTCTTCGTGATGGAGAGCATCGTCTTCTCGCGGCCGAAGGTGTGGAAGCGCTTCGGGCTGAAGTCGCAGGCGGACGCGGACGTGGTGAAGCCGATGGCGCTCAACCAGGGCTTCTACAACCTGTTCCTCGCCGTGGGCGTGCTGGTGGGCGTGGTGCTGGTGCACACGGGCGCGGTGGCATCGGGCGTGGCGGCGGTGGTGTTCGGCTGCGGGTGCATGCTGCTGGCGGCGCTGGTGCTGGTGAGCAGCAACCGGAAGTTCCTCAAGGCCAGCATCGTCCAGGGCGCGCTGCCGGCGCTGGCCATCTCGCTCGTCGTCTTCTGAGCGGCGGTCCGCTCAGGGCGTGACGGTTTCGAAGACGTCGGCGTCCGGCAGGGTGAGGACGGCCCGGCCCGCTTCGCCCAGCTTCTCACGAGGAACGTCGCGGAAGCGCTGCACGAAGCTGGCGGACGGGCGCAGCGTGAGGGACTGGCCGGTGTCGCGGTTGCGGAACGTGGTCGCGACGTCCGCTGGTGAGGGCGTGGCCACCAGCGACAGGTTGAGCTTGCCCAGGCTGGCCCCGGTGGCCGCCGCGGCGCCGTCCGCGACGCAGGTGTACTGGACCTTCGCCGGGCTGTGATGGATGACCTCCAGCTTGAAGCTGCCCCGGGGCAGCCCCAGCTGCTGGAGCGCGTAATCGCCCATCCGGTAGCCCGCGACCGCCCACGGCCCCGCGCCCCCATGCACCAGCGCCACCCGCTCCAGCACGCCCGGTTCAGCGGACGGAGTCGCGGTGGGCTTCGCGCCCGCGCAGCCCAGGGTGAGGCCCAGCGTGACGGACAGCAGGAAGTGGTGGCGCATGGACATGGATGGCTCCGGTGAAAAACTGTCGAAGCGTTCTACCCGGAAGCAGCGGCACTGATTGACCTCACACCTAACTGACGCAACACCACCTGCGTGCATACCCACTCTTCTGCAACCGGGCCGTCTCGCATCGAGCCCCTTTCACTCGCCCTGTTGATAGACATCTCAGCCGCCACGCAATAAGAAACGTTCTCCGCATGCTGCCCCCACCAGCATTCGGTAACATTCATGAAGGGGCTCAGATGACCGCCCATCCTATGCCTGACATCCATGAAAAGGTGGCAGCGAATATGAAGTCCTGCACCGGCTGTTCGTAGGCTTCTGGTACGGGCACGGGCCCCGCGCGAAGAGACTCGATCGCGCGCTGAACAGTAGTGCGCAAGAGCGCCCCGCTCCCAACAATCTGCGGACTCGATGTGATAGCCGCATCGGCTGCGCGTCGCGCAGCTGCGAGCAACTTAATCGGCTGCCCATCGTCACCGCCCCCCGGCGGCGCTCGTGGTGGAGCATCCCCATCACCGCCTCCCGGCGGCGCTCGTGGTGGAACATCCCCATCACCGCCTCCCGGCGGCGCTCGTGGTGGAGCATCCCTGTCACCGCCACTCAAGAAACGCAAGGGCTCCACTTCCACTACCTTGCTGTGCGCCTTGCCCGGCGTTACTGCATCTACGTACGTGTAGCGACCATGCCCAGTCAGACGCGAGGCTGGCGCGAAGTGCGTATTGGCCTGGAGCGTTCGAGCCTCAACGTGCCGAAAGAGATCGACGCGAGAGTGAAAAGCCGGACTCGCATAAGCGACGAGCCCATCCGCCCCAAGCGCCTTAGTACAAGCATCTAGCGCGCGCTGCTGGTGGTTTTCAATCCAGAACCGGTAGTAGGACCGCTTCCATTTAGACCACTCACCTGCCTGTGCTCCGCGGAGGTATTCCGGTCTCTTGTACTGTAGGAATAGATTGAGGCGAAAAGGCGGCGGGCGACGAACCTTCACAGCCAGACGTGCGATGCCCCATGGCCACCAAGCAGGAAGGATGACAGCACCCTGCGGGGGAACTGCGAATCCTTGCTGCGCCCAGAGAGCTGTCCCTTGAACCATCAAGGCAACGTCGAACCCCACAACCTTTTCGAGCACCTGCCCCGGCGACCACATGGGTGCACCAAGGCCCATCTGAGCATTCAGCGGCCCTTCAAACTCCTTCTCTTCAAATTCGGCAAATTTTGGCACTCGTACAAATTACACCGGAGGCATTAGCTAGCCGAGCACCTTCTACTCGTTCGTAGATACAGCCAATCGTCGGACGAAGCCCAATCGAGCATCAAACATCTGCCGAAGATTTCGCGGGCGAACTGGATCCTAAGACAGAGCCTTGCGAGAAAGACAGCGTCGCCCGTGCGGCCGCTCACATACAGCGACTACGCCGCCCAAGGGAGGCATCCTTCACCTGACGCGACCATGAATCCTGGAAGCCCCAACATTCGTTACACTGCGGACGACCACTGGCTCGTGGTGTGCGGCGGCGCCTTGAAGCGACTCGGTTATGAGCAATACGCCGAGCTGACACAGTTCCTGGTGGAACAGGAGTGCTACGCCGGGTGCACCTTCAGTCAGGGTGACGCCTACATTTTCGGATGCGCCGGGGGGTGCGGAGACGAATGGGAACCCTGCTGTGTGGCGCAGGGTGGGAACCAACCATCACATCGCGAAGGTGCTGAAGCAGCTCACCAGTCTTCACGCGCCTTGAGCAGGCGGCGGACCTCCGCGCGCAGCGCTTCGGCGGGCAGCAGCTCCACCAGACGCTCGTACAACATCTTCTTGGGCTTGCTCCGCAGTCCCCTGGCGGCCTCCCGTGCCTCCAGGAGCTCCAGCGCCTCGTCGCGCCAGAGCAACCGGACCATGGCCGACATCTGCTGCTGGGGATTGCGCCGGCCCTTGCGCAAGGGGCGGAGCCTGACCGAACCGTCGCGCTGGGTCGTGGCCGTCTTGACGCCCCACCATGCGGGGATGAGTCCGAGAGCCTGTTGCACATGACGGGCGCCTACGACGAGCGTGGCCCTGTCGAGCACCGCGCTGTACGCCTCGACCTGCCGCGGAAGTCGCTCCAGGGTGTCCCGTTCGCTCTTCAGCTCGTAGCCATGGAGTTCGCCGTTGATGACGGCCACGTCCACGAAGACCTGCCCGTGCTCCAGGCCCAGCTCCTCACGGATGAGCGTTCCAGGGTCACTCGCGTGAGTGGCCTTGAGGCTCGCCGTGAGGGCTTGTCGCACGTCGAAGTCACGCATGGGGCCGCGAAGTCTACGAGCCCGGCCCGGCGAACGCGACAGCTCAGAGTGCGTAGCCGACCATCAGTGACGCGGAGGCCCTGGGCACCAGCGCAGTGCCGGAGTCCCGCTTCGCCATGACGCCTCCGGCGGACGCGCTCAGGAGCATCGACAGGCGGCTTCGCACGTCCAGCCGCACGCCTCCGGTGACGAGCCCCAATGGCTCCAACCCGAAGCGCGCATCTTCGTCCGGAATGCGCGACTGGAAGACGGCCAGTGCCCCGGCCTCCAGCGCGCCGCTGAACGTCCAGGCTCCGAGCCTCCAGTGCGGCCCCGCCCCCAGCCTCAGCTCCAGCTCCGTCTGCTGGAAGGACACCCGGCTGCCTGTTCCTCGCCGCACCGCGAGCCCCAGGCCCGAGGTGTCCACTCCGGTGAACAGCCGCCCTTCGCGCACCAGACGCACGTCCAGGCCCGCGAGTGACGACAGGCCCGCCACGATGCCCGACGTCAGCGATGGCCCTACGGCGACCAGCAGCTCCGAACCCGCCCCACCCTTTCGGGCGAGCCTCATCCGCGCGGCCTGCTCCAGGGGCTCGCCGCCCACCGACACGGCTCCGTCGAGAGGCACCTTCACCGACCGCTCCAGGTATCCGCCCTCCGCTCGCAGCAGCAGCCGGTACGCGCCGGGTGCCACGGCCAGCGTCGTGGGGCCCTCGCCCTTCTCCAGCTCCGCCACCAGCGCGCCACTCTCCGACGCCATGACGAGCCAGCGGCCCGGGGCCTTCACGTCGAGCGTCAGCCGGCCTCGTGCGCGCTGGGGCTCGGAGAGGATCAACTCTCCGCGCCCACTCAGGTCCATGCGGAACGTGGGACGCTGCATGCCTCCCGGAGAGACGAGCGTGGACTCCAGCGTCCTCGCGTAGGCGTAGCGGTAGGCCTCCTCCAGCGTGACGCGCCCATCTCGCGAAGCATCGGCCGCTCCGCGCAAGCCCACCGCCAGGTGGTGCGTGAAGAAGGAGCCCTGCAACGCATCCGACTCCTGCGCGTACTCATCCGCGCCAGACGCACTGATGACGACCCGGCCCTCCAGGTCCGAGGCTTCCATCGTGATGGGCGTGGCCACCGGCTTCAGGCCCTTCAATCGCGTGGCGACACCGGAGCGGCACGAGTCCAGGATGAGCAACCCCACGCCCACTGGCGCGCCCTTGAGGAAGTCCACCAGCTCGCGCATCGGCAGTTCGGTGCCGCGCAGGTGCAGGCTGCCGTCGCCCGCGTGCGATGACACGTAGAGCAGGAGCCAATCCCTCGGCGAGGCTTCCACGGCCAGCCGCGCCCGGAAGCGCGCCAGGGCTTCGCGCAGCTTCGTGGCATCCGCGCCCAGCAGCGTCATCGTGCGCTCAGGAGAAACAGTGCCCACTTCCTGGAGCACCTCGCGCATCCGCTGCGCGTCCGTCTCCGCGAAGCGCAGCC
This DNA window, taken from Corallococcus coralloides DSM 2259, encodes the following:
- a CDS encoding TetR/AcrR family transcriptional regulator yields the protein MARTRAFDETEAVRAALGVFWSRGYEATSLSDLEAATGLNRSSLYQTFDSKRGLFARTIALYLQEVIGPRLGVFAKDAPGLTQVTEYFESLAATMATAPPALTRRGCLLVNTATELGPHDAEAKQAVEDYRALLRGHLTRALEGAARAGVLPRKTVARRVELLLGAVIGVLVTARVDPAAAAKLAQATASEVAGWAG
- a CDS encoding DUF1304 domain-containing protein, with product MSPLAQVFAVIAALIHVLFFVMESIVFSRPKVWKRFGLKSQADADVVKPMALNQGFYNLFLAVGVLVGVVLVHTGAVASGVAAVVFGCGCMLLAALVLVSSNRKFLKASIVQGALPALAISLVVF
- a CDS encoding FmdE family protein → MSMRHHFLLSVTLGLTLGCAGAKPTATPSAEPGVLERVALVHGGAGPWAVAGYRMGDYALQQLGLPRGSFKLEVIHHSPAKVQYTCVADGAAAATGASLGKLNLSLVATPSPADVATTFRNRDTGQSLTLRPSASFVQRFRDVPREKLGEAGRAVLTLPDADVFETVTP
- a CDS encoding sce7726 family protein; the encoded protein is MRDFDVRQALTASLKATHASDPGTLIREELGLEHGQVFVDVAVINGELHGYELKSERDTLERLPRQVEAYSAVLDRATLVVGARHVQQALGLIPAWWGVKTATTQRDGSVRLRPLRKGRRNPQQQMSAMVRLLWRDEALELLEAREAARGLRSKPKKMLYERLVELLPAEALRAEVRRLLKAREDW
- a CDS encoding caspase family protein → MSRVLGLGGQVFAVLGRLPGADVEAAPRHWALGMWGRLFAVLMVLGPLPGAAAEEAPRRWALIVGENQGLASEERLRFAETDAQRMREVLQEVGTVSPERTMTLLGADATKLREALARFRARLAVEASPRDWLLLYVSSHAGDGSLHLRGTELPMRELVDFLKGAPVGVGLLILDSCRSGVATRLKGLKPVATPITMEASDLEGRVVISASGADEYAQESDALQGSFFTHHLAVGLRGAADASRDGRVTLEEAYRYAYARTLESTLVSPGGMQRPTFRMDLSGRGELILSEPQRARGRLTLDVKAPGRWLVMASESGALVAELEKGEGPTTLAVAPGAYRLLLRAEGGYLERSVKVPLDGAVSVGGEPLEQAARMRLARKGGAGSELLVAVGPSLTSGIVAGLSSLAGLDVRLVREGRLFTGVDTSGLGLAVRRGTGSRVSFQQTELELRLGAGPHWRLGAWTFSGALEAGALAVFQSRIPDEDARFGLEPLGLVTGGVRLDVRSRLSMLLSASAGGVMAKRDSGTALVPRASASLMVGYAL